A genomic segment from Triticum urartu cultivar G1812 unplaced genomic scaffold, Tu2.1 TuUngrouped_contig_2869, whole genome shotgun sequence encodes:
- the LOC125527087 gene encoding uncharacterized protein LOC125527087, translating to MEKDLYKFLRKHQLKSHILFPYHFGFHWILLNIELHTSTVLIMDSKDSDPKRWADMRKMLQKVWRRFSEETVGEFKHELDFRKLVNVDKQPSGTDLCGYYVCENIRRQTTERKASASVRNATDNLRRRLSPEARFRPIQEELAGFFMREVINPKGQHYTEDEEIYMHTRD from the exons AACTCAAAAGTCATATTCTATTTCCTTACCATTTTGG GTTCCACTGGATTCTGCTAAATATTGAACTTCACACCTCCACAGTTCTAATCATGGACTCTAAGGATTCGGATCCAAAGCGTTGGGCCGACATGAGAAAAATGCTGCAAAA GGTTTGGAGACGGTTCTCAGAAGAAACTGTCGGTGAATTCAAACATGAGCTAGATTTCAGAAAGTTAGTTAATGTGGATAAGCAGCCATCGGGGACCGATCtatgtggatactatgtttgtgAGAACATCCGGAGACAAACCACTGAGCGGAAGGCATCAGCTAGCGTGCGGAACGCGACGGATAACTTGCGGAGGAGGCTTAGTCCAGAAGCTCGCTTCCGACCAATTCAAGAAGAATTAGCAGGATTTTTCATGAGGGAAGTCATCAATCCTAAAGGACAACACTATACCGAGGACGAAGAAATTTATATGCATACCCGAGATTGA